aacgcgcatttttcgggttttttatgttttccacTGCATATGCTGAGCGGCATCCTATTTGGTGTATGtttctttattaatatttatgttgtacctaccaaatgtatgttattttacgccaaataaatattttctattctattctattcaaagCTTTGACTCCcagatattatatatatatttaagtaagttGGATACAAAATGATTACTTCAGTGTACACTACATGTACAATGGTCAAATCTTAAATTGTTTTCAATGTATGGTGAATATGAGTAAAAAATATAAGTCAATATAAGTTCTTACTGTTATTTTGGCTTGATTTCCTTCGCCACTTTGCAGCGTTTCTGTAGCTCTCATTATCTTTATAATCAACTTTGTAAATACTCTTCTCCTTGAGGCAACGTTTAAGATCTGCTTTAGTGTATTTCGGGGCAACTTTGTAGCACTTTAACATAAACTTGCAAATTCGGTTGATGTCTGGTCTCGATTTTCTTGAACGCAAATGGTCTATCGCTGacaaaatttcttttttatactTTATCTCTGACATTTCTGGAATAAGTAACATGAATATGAACGAGGTGTAAAATTATATATCAGTTTATTTAAGTACGTAACTTCAGCTGGAGTAATTTACCTGAGTAGAATCATGCCGGTGAGTTGAAACCACACAGCTTCTTTATGATAACGCCACTTTAGGACTAATGTTAACCAATAGGGCTTTATAAGCTCAGTTTTTAAACTAcatcaatattaaaattaattaattaaaaccacTCCGCGTCCAAAACTGAAACGAAAAATTTGGTCTTGCGAAAAGTTatatatatcttttttttacaattatggcctggatgcgagactTTTaagccaaaaaaatatttttttttatccgtACCATAAGACCATAGATGGTAGGATCTTATAGAATATGCTATACGCGCGCGTCCGAGGGACAAAActtacgcaatgcgacactatgattggtaaagtttatttgttggctacatattatactactctttgtttgttgcccaccataatccataccaaatttacggtgggaaaaaaaaatgtgagactgaCACTGAGACCCATCATAGTGTCGTAAtgcgtatgttttgtctctCACGGACGCACGCGTATAGCACGtctataggatcctacatcTATGACCAGACGGAATCTGTCAACATACTGTCAATGTCTACTCAGTCAACtgtcatcaaaataataaatcCGAACTGGATGAATGAAGTTCATATTTCGTTATTTTCATTAAAGTATTATTTGGTATGTAATAAGTAAACATAATATCTAATAATCAATATGTCGACAATCATGTTGAGTGCTCTTCGTATGACTTACAGTAAAGCAATTGTCTTCCGCGCAGTGTATTATTCATCTCAGCCCGAACACGCGAGTAAAACTATTAACAAAGTTGTAAACGTTGCTATAATTGGTGCTCCTAATTCTGGGAAGAGTACTCTAATCAATAACATTGTCGAGAGGAAGGTATGTCGGTTAGAATATCCCATTTGTAATTTGTAACATAacctcaaaaatatttttaatgataaaccatttatttgattttataaGTTTTTGTCATTTTGTAGATATGCGCTGCTTCAAATAAAGTCCACACTACCACAAAGTTAGTAAGGGCAATGTGTTTTCAAAATGACACTCAAATAATTTTTCTTGACACACCAGGTGTTGCTACTGAAAAGGAACAGAAaaggtaaatatttaaaacacatttattcCTACTTTCAAGTGTAGTTTCCTTAATATTTCGTCGTGCACGCAacgggacgtcaagttgtgtcaactaAAAAGTTCTGTTCAACTTAATAATTTGAAGatgatatttattttcttctgaCTTATACATTTAACTAAAGCCTATTCCACTTAAACTGACCCTATTAAACTCAAACCACCTAAAATTAGGATAGTATTAAATTATAAGTGTCAATAAAGCATGGCATTATGTGATGAAAATGTACATGGAACCAAAGAGTATAGTAAGTATTGTATGgaacacaataaataatattatataatttccTGTTTCCTACATACATAGTTTTTATTGTCTGGGAGAGGACACTGACTTCTGTAACACAGGTATTTACCTAGCTCAGAAGACGGACTTCAAACACATATGTTCTGGTTTTTGtcaataaaaatagtttattttattttaattttaaatcaaaTACCATCTGTAACCATTTAAAACTcatgcaaataaaataaaaaacaaaccaaaccttttttatttttcagatATAAGCTGCCAGAGTCCATGATAAATGCTTGTCACAAAAGCCTAAGATGTGCAGATGTGATAGGTGTGGTCCATGACATCTCCAACAAGTTTACCAAAGACAATCTGCACTCTGATGTCGTTAACATGCTGCATAGCACTCAGAACATACCTAGTTTtctaattataaataaagtaaGTATGTACATAAGGACATAATTTGGGAGAAGTTTCCAATAAGTATTTTTTCTGCTCTTAAGTTACATCTTATAATGTAGTCAATTTGAAATCACATGCATGCAAATTTGTCTGAATTTTTAGGGTTTAATTTACTAATCATCTAAATtgtagaaaataaaattaaatatgttttatttttcttattctCAGATAGACAGATTGGAATCAAAAAGGCAACTGTTATCTGTGATAAGGAATTTGACCAACGGAATGATTGCTGGGAACCCTGTCCAAGACCCTGACACTGATAGCAGAAAAAAGAAAAGAGAGAGGGGTTATAGTCACTTCTCTGACATTTTCTTGGTATCAGCTTTAAACGGAGATGGAGTGAAAGACATAAAGGTAATATTGATACTAGAAAATTAGTAGTCATTTGGGGCATTagctatgaaaagggaccttattgtcgatggcgcttacgccgcacagcatcgcgcggcattgtatttatattggagcatcgttaataatggcgtaagcgccatcgacattaaggtcccttttcatggataacgtcacatttaatgttgtattgtattgtaggttCCTTTGTAATACTCTGTTTAATAACAAAATTTAGACAACACAGGTATAAACAGTCATATATGAAAACACACTAAACAACACAGGTATTAGACGGTCATCTATTAAAACACTAAAGTATCATTCTATGGAaattgctaactatgtaaacaaaagtcaatAATTCATCagtcagagacaatttcaatatagcggtttgtttacatagttaaagtgtcattctatagaacttgctaactatgtaaacaaaagtcaatAATTCATCagtcagagacaatttcaatatagcggtttgtttacatagttaaagtgtcattctatggaacttgctaactatgtaaaaaaAAGCCAtttgtaaattcatcattcagagacagtttcaatatggcggtttgttataggtacatagttagcaagttccatagaatgacacttgttatttttgtattaaatgctctaaattACCAGATTTCTTATGCAAGTTTTATGTCTTTACATAGTCCACGGGTTGAAACTCTTGTCATAATTTTTCAGGATTATCTCATTAGCAACGCCAAGCCTGCATCCCTGCACTTCTCCCCAGAAGAATGGACTGACCAAACACCAGAATCTTTAATACAGGAAGCAGTGCGGGCCAAATTTCTAGATTTCCTGGCCCAGGAGCTGCCTTATAACCTCAAAATTGAGCTAGAATATTACGAAGACCTTGAAGAAAAAATTATCTGTTCAGTCGCTGTGGAATGCCCTTCCGACAGAATAGCTAGACTTATATCTGGAGCTGGTGGGGGCAGGCTTCAACAAATCAAATCACAAACTAGGAATGATTTAGTAGACCTTTTTAAGAAACCTGTTGTTATCAGCATTCAATTGAAAGTTAAACCTAAACCATAAGATTACTTGTtattacaataaatgtgtaaatgtaagtataaatatttttcctttttttgctaAAATTTCGGCTGAATCTCGGAATGTAACTTGGTATACTCGGAAtattccgtcagtagaaaagtagaaaaaattggctgattaaaataaaagtcaaTATAATTGGTTTGCCAGGGTAGATACGTAGGTGCAGTACAATGCCATCTACTTCAGTTGTCAACTAGGGAGCACAATTTTTTCTTACGCTTTAAATCTGCTCTATACTAAATAACTCTTTGTCAGCAGTATACAATGAAAACCGCAAcaaaatcggttcagccaaACGCGAGATAGTCGCGGATAAATATTCATACCAAATACATGCGTACATACGGGTCAAACTGACTCCTCCTTTTTTTTTAAGCCGGTTGACATAGTTTATCAAAGGactctcatttcaatcatagacggagaatcatactatctttgtcttacactctagtactagcacctaaaacgatgagtatagttttcctggttcttactgactgacaaattggtttgaccaactataatttATATACAATCATTACGGGCTGAGATTACGGGTGctttagaccagcggtcggcaaccttttagcagccaagggccacatagcagttaagaagccgcactttgttagtatttatgactttaagtgcaagtgagaggttcgcggccCGTgtgccgctggttgccgaccgctgccttagACTATCACATTAGTCCTCTTTCAACAAAAACTTATTGCACCGTCCTAGAAAGCTCCCAGACATTGAAACAGTTATCTATGGACTTGCTTTAACGTACTACGTCAAACATGACATGTTGTGTGAGAGCTATAAATTTTCAGATAAATATTATGAagattacattataatatatatttttactatCAGAAgagtacctaatttaaaatgaaatgtaaagtTCTTGACAGCCTATGCGTGGCGCCAGCCTGCTGTTGGGTCGTAAATCTGCGTACGGGGACCCTAGTCATCGCCTATATCGTCATTATACCCCTAATCAGTATCACTGTGGCTTTCCTAGTGTTTACATTTGAGTACGACCAGAAACCATTTTCATCGTTCGAAGCCGGAATTCTGTACTTCATTTACTTGGTAATGTTGATTATGAGTGTGATGCTGCTCGTCGGGGTCTATTTGCGTTCGCGGTGCCTGCTTGCCACCTATGCTTGGCATATGATAATTCACATAATCATTATGGTGATATTTTTCGTTTATGGTGTACTACGTTTCACATCGCGGGATTTTGTAACCGGTGGTTTGTTATTAATGTGTATATTTCTTTTAGCTCTTTTATATTTAACGGCTTGTTATCATTTTTTTCTTGTTGTGAATTCTTATAGAATGAAAATTGTAGCGGCAAATGTTTGAACATTGGTTTAAGTATCTGTATAAcacccttttttatttttgcctgtcTATTGAGCTCTATCGATAGCCTAGAACCTTAGCCTTGATTTAACACAatttttaagtacctaggtaGCATTCTTTTCGgtagagaagagtcgtgaaatgtatgggatccaatacattctacgagtcttctctttccgcacagactctattataGTTAGGCCAAGTTTGGCCCAGGATTGTCTCATTTCCAACAAAGAGAGAATCATACCTATATTTGTCTTACGCTAATACTAGCACCAAAAAGAAAGGGATGGTAATTTTCTTGGTTCTTATTGGCTGACAAGTTATGTTTGCTCGTCtatataacaatatttattacaggacattataatattacacaaatcgattaagccccacagtaagctcaagaaggcttgtgttgtggatatTTAGACAAcgataggtatatataaaaaatgaaataCGTAGAAAACATCATACGTAGAAAATATCGCGGCTTCAAAGGCAGGTTCACTACCcgttataagttataattataacatttgattttattattttaatataacacTTCATTTCCGCCTACCAAAAATATTAGTCTATAGTACTTACCTAGGTCGGTCTATGGTGGCATTAGCTAACTTGTGCCTAATTATAAGTGCACATAAATTTAAAGAGTAGTTTCTATTCTTCGTACTAACCAACCCTATTTTGTCTGTTCTATATACTTAACACCAAATAAATTTACATAGTAGGTATCCTTACCCAGTCATGCTCAACAATAGAAGCACGAAACTCCAAAGACGCCGTCTAGGTGTACTACTTAACCGCACAACTTTGTTGAGACTTGTTTACGGACAGTGACAGTTCAGTTTATGTGATGGTGGTCCCAACTTAGGAGGTAAGTACATTACGCTACACGATTAAACGATTTCGGTTCGGCTAAACTAGTAGCTCGGGGTTTAGTGACCCTAAATCTATCGGTCCCGATGTTCACAAGCGGCACTTCACAAACTTGCCCGTACTTAAGATCTGGTTTTCAGCCGTTGTTTTCACACTGATGTCTATAGTTGTAGTTTAGTTAGTTATCTATTTGAAGCGGTTATATATGTAAGAGTTTGTACCTATACAATGCAaaactacagtcgccatcagatatatcggagcggccaaggtgttcacaaatatctgaacacgcctctattgtcaaggcattagatgagatatatctgatggcgactgtaccaaacttatacctacataaaccTTAAATTAGATAAAACAGGTTTTACCTACTTGGCTAGAATATATTTACCAAATGTCTTACACAACtataatgattaatgatatTAATGATGGTAACAGATGTCAGTAATATATAGGTTGTACAGTCTCGTCTCGAATACATTCTGTTGACTATTCTGTTCTATTCGAAATCCACTGTGTCTTGATGCTACGACCCTACGGtttcgtcttgggtcgtcccattcgtttttcgtcaagtttaatttagtcctattctgctttcgtcacccattctacattcgtcacaatcgtcggtggctttcaatgtagaatgcgtgatgaaagcagaataggactaatgtaagaacttgacgaaatacgaataggacgacccaagacgataccgacgCTACGACTCTACACCGTAGAATGTAAGTACCATTTCCTGCGTAGCAATACAGTTATTAATAGGAGATATTAGATAAATTAAACCGTCATTATTTTAAAGGTGTCACCAGTTTTTTCGGAGATAAGCGAGATTACCTAATTTCACAGTAGATTATTTGTGTTCGCGGTTAAACAAAATAGAGTTGTATTACGAATGACTTAAGGAGGATCTTTGTTTAACGACTAGGTGTAATACGGCTTTATAACATGGAAAGTCTAGTACGAAACGGATACAGAATGTAATAAATACAGTTCCGACTTTGCAGGTAGATACTTCAGGGCCCCCTTAGCGTTTTCTTTGTCCTCAGCGCCTTTCTTTTATTGTGTCACAGCGTTTAGTTAAATCTTATCATTTGCATGACTAAGTGCCTACTTAAGATAATAAAGTTGTCCGCGTTAAGGCATGCAAATAAGTTGAAAAAGTATACTACAGACGCGGACGAAGCtttgaatatatatttttatgtagtaCATTAGCCTATTTACATTTGTTTATACAAAATAGAATACATGTTTTACTTAATACTAAATAGCTTATATTGGCGAACAACTTATTAacattgcatttaaattcagaagtactaaatatttattgat
The sequence above is drawn from the Cydia fagiglandana chromosome 7, ilCydFagi1.1, whole genome shotgun sequence genome and encodes:
- the LOC134666329 gene encoding GTPase Era, mitochondrial; translated protein: MSTIMLSALRMTYSKAIVFRAVYYSSQPEHASKTINKVVNVAIIGAPNSGKSTLINNIVERKICAASNKVHTTTKLVRAMCFQNDTQIIFLDTPGVATEKEQKRYKLPESMINACHKSLRCADVIGVVHDISNKFTKDNLHSDVVNMLHSTQNIPSFLIINKIDRLESKRQLLSVIRNLTNGMIAGNPVQDPDTDSRKKKRERGYSHFSDIFLVSALNGDGVKDIKDYLISNAKPASLHFSPEEWTDQTPESLIQEAVRAKFLDFLAQELPYNLKIELEYYEDLEEKIICSVAVECPSDRIARLISGAGGGRLQQIKSQTRNDLVDLFKKPVVISIQLKVKPKP